Part of the Candidatus Brocadia sinica JPN1 genome, GTATTTTATATGACTTGATACGAGGTGTTTCTCTCCGGATATGATATCATTTGCAGTGAGGATTACGCTTCCATAGACATTGTCTCTGCCCAAGAGTATTTTTGCTGGATTGAAATATCCTTTTTCAAAATCCTTCTCCGTCACACCCTTTTCAAATGCGGTCTTTGCAGCCAGTTGTGCCGTGGTAAATGCAGAATCTATACCGTTTTTATAGGTACGGGATATCCCGGCATCCCCGATAATAACAAACCTGTTTGTGTACGGATGTCTGGCATGATTAACCGGTATCTTCGGGAAACAGATGCATCGTTTCTTTACATCATCCCAGCCTTTCGGGAGCATCTCCTGTATTTTCGGTTGGTTTAAAAACTCATTTAGCAGGGTCTTGTTCATCTCTTTGGTTCCCACAAGGCATATGGTCAAAAAATCTCCTTTGGGGATAAATGAGGCGAATCGTATAAATTTTAAGCCCAAGGAGAACACGTAGATATTGTTTCCATACAATGCATTATTTACCGCTCTTGTAGGGTAAATATCCATGATACAGGTTTGAACGGTTTTCGGGGGGATATAGCCAAAACCTAATTTCTGTAATTCATAAAGGGTGTCTGAGTTGACCCCAAAGGCGCCTACGACGAGGTCGGCTGTATATTCGGTTTTTGAAGCTTCTTTTCCATAGGTAAGTTTTATTGAGTCTTTTGGATTTTTGGGTATTTGAATATTTGTTACAGGATCGAGAATAACCTGGGCTCCCATTTCTTTAGCGTGTTCTAAGAGAAAATAATCAAAACTTTCACTCACGTCGCGATCGGCGAACCTGGGCCCGCTGCCACGAAATACCGTAACAATCCTGGTCTTGTGGGGATAGTGTAAAGGTATGCCATATTCAGGTACCTGGAGGAAATACCCTTCTATTTCTTGCTGGATACATGAGGGGGGAAGGTGGATGTTATGTTCCGGAAGTTTCCTGAGGAGCGCCTCGGAAAGCACACCCGCACTCATGTTACAACCGGGGGCACCTTTCCTGGCAAAATCTTTTTTCTCGAAGATTGTTACCGAAACCTCAATGCCTAACTGCCTTGCATATGTCAAGGCGAAATGTGCAAAAAAACTCCCGGCAGGACCACCGCCAATAACTGCTATTTTTGCCCCATTTTTTAGCTGCATGTGTATATGAAATCCTCATCCCAAATACTTTAGTGAGGCATTTGCATACAGTCATTTATGCTCTTCCAGATATTTTCTAACGGCTAGTTGTGAAACGGCAAATTCCTCAATCTTTCTTACCCTTTGTAAAACATGATGCCAATCTTCCGGCGTGCCGCAGGGGCCGTCTTCCTTAATCTTCTTTTCCAATTTTTTTAAGTCCAATTCCAGTAAGTCGAGTCTGTTTTTCAGATCTTTCATGGTGTTCTCCAATATTTTTCGTGATCAACTCACAAAAGTTTGAAATTCCTACACAATCAAATTACAACTGATTTAAAACTTTGCGTTCTTTGCACTTTTTGCGGTGAGTTATCAGGTATTTTACGGGATTTTCTTTGCTGGTTTATCATCCGTATGATAAAGCGAAAATTCATCTTTGGCTTTATCCGTCCAACCCTTTGCTGTATAAGCAATACCAAGCTTTTGGTGGATTTCCCTGTCTTTGGGTTTGCAGGCCAGCGCCTTATTGAATTCGCTGATTGCATCATCGATCAGCCCATTAGAGAAGTAGGAAAATCCCAGGTTGTAATGAACAGAGGCCTTTTGCTTGGTTTTATTTTCAGGGAGAAGCTCCAGAGACTTTCGGTACTCAGGAATGGCCTCACTGTGTAATCCCTTGCATCGATAGGCATAGCCTAGATTATAGTAGGCTTCTGCCGAATTTGGGTTTTGGTTAATGGCCGTCTGAAAGGCGCAGATAGCTTCATCCAGCAGACCCATATCCCGGTATAACAAGCCTTGATAATAATAGAGACCGGGATAATTTTTCTCTTTTTCTAATAGTGTATGAAATGCAGTCATGGCCTCTGAATAGTTTCCTTGATTGCCGCACGTCAACGCAAATTGGAACAGGTCATCGTTGTTCATGGATTTTAATTTATCGGTGATCTGCTGGGTGTCGGTTTTTTGAGAACCTGGGGCAGTTTTATGTATTTCATCGTTGATGCCGGTGGAATTATAAATGATTCCGGCATTGGGATACGTGGTGTCGTGCTTATTGCAACTTAGCACAGGAGCTAAAAGAAGAAAACCCAAGAAGATAACGATATAACTTTTCATGGTAAAAAACCTTTCTAACGGAATAAATTATACTGAATTTCTTATTCATCAGGTTAAAGGAATCATACGAAATTTTCAAGGAAAATAAGAGGAAATATATGGGTTGGCAGTACGATGTGATATGAACAGACTATTTAAGCATCGCAATCGTATGCTTTTTGTTTAACCAACTATAGGTGCCAACAACAATAAAATTGCGTTTTTCGGGTATAAAAATTTCTGCAATAGTTCTGTGCACATCTTCCAATTTGATATTGTGGATTTTCTGTGCCTGTTTTTCCGGTGTATCGGGTGTTTCCGGGGTAATCAGAAGCTCCTCAATGCCAAACCAGTTAGCCATGGCGAGTGGGCTGTCCATGATGAGTTGTGTCTGGCTGAATACCCGTTCCTCTGTCTGGTTCAGCTCCTGTTCCGTGATTCCTTCACGGTAAAGTTTGCGTACCTCATCCATAACGGCCTTAGTTGTTTTTTCAAAATTTTCCCTTTTTGTCGATGTATAGATGTCAATAGAACCAACGTCGGAAAACATGGTGGGGTAGCTTGTGATATCATAGACCAGCCCCAATCTCTCTCGTACATTCAATGATAATCTGGAACTGATTCCCCCTCCCAGGACATCTGCAATGAGAAGCATGATAATGGCTTTTTCGTGTTTATACGGATATGCCTTATGGCAGAGTTTAAAACTGACAGTTTGAGATGGAGATTTTTTGAAGAGGCATCTTGGCTCTGTTTGTGTAGTTTTCAGAGGTGGTTTCTGCCCGAAGAACTTTCCCTGCGCATTTCCGAATAGTTCGTTGACATAGTGAGCAACCATATCTTTCTCGAATTTTCCACTGATACAGAGAACGATGTTCTCCGGAGCAAAGAATTTTTTATAATGGATATTCAGGTCTTTGGCACGTAAGGCCGCGATGGTTTTTTCATCTCCGAATAAGGGCGCCTCTGCTGAGCCTTCCTTCCACATCAATGAAAATGACATATCGTCAATGCATACATAGTCTCCTTTTACATCAACGAACTGCCTCATCTCCTCCTGGATGATACGTCTTTCTATCTCGATATCGTCCGATCTGAAATTTTGCCCGAAAATGATGTCTCCAAGGATGTTTATGCCCCTTTCGATATGTTTGTTGTGTACCTGGATAATCACTGCGGAATATTCCGGCGATGTGTAAGCATCAATATCCCCACCGATATTGTCTATGGCCTGGAATAATTCGAAGGAATTTTTGAAAAGCTTCGTTCCGCGAAAAAGCATATGTTCAAGGAAATGTGATATGCCAAGGTTCTTTTCTTCTTCATATCTGGACCCCACGCCGATATAAGCAGACATAACAACGGAGTGGATATGGGGTATTTCCAGGTAAATTACACGCAATCCGTTCGGTAATAGTTCTTTGCTGTAAGTGTACATTGGTTTAAAAGGGAAAAATGTTTATCCTGAAAAACTGTATATTATTACCACTGTAAAATTTATAGTCCATGAATTTTTGGCAGGTGCTCAAGTTGTTTAAATTTATATTTGTCTTTCTAATGTATTGTTATACTAAAACGATATTGTAAAATAAATTTCAAATATGAAATTTTTACATTAGCAATAGTAATACCACAACACAGGCTAATTACTTCATATTGTGGCTAAATATCTGTTACCAAAAGAATAAGGTCATATTGTAAGACAACAAATATTTTTTGGAATGGAATTTGTGATATAATTTTACGGCTAATGGGAGATTCAATTCCCATGCTCTTTTATTTCACACAGGTACAATTATGAGTAACAAAATAATTGTATGAAAATTTAAAATATTTTGAAACAAGGAAAAAATGGACATTGATCTTATTATAAATAATCTGGCACACCCTCCCGTTCTCTTCTTCTTTCTTGGAATGATCGCGTCATTCTGCAAATCAGACCTGAAGATCCCCGACCCTCTCCCCAAGCTCTTTTCCCTTTACCTATTGCTTGCCATAGGATTTCATGGTGGGGTTGAATTGCGTAAGACCGGGCTTACTCAGGAAGTTGTATTTGCCCTATCCGCGGCCATGGGTATGGCGGTAATTGTGCCAATTTATGCCTTCTTTATCTTAAGAATTAAATTAGATGTTTATAATGCCGCAGCAATTGCCGCTACCTATGGTTCTATAAGCGCGGTGACATATATCACGGCTGTAACCTTTCTTCAGACTTTAGGCCTCGAGCCTGGAGGATACATGGTAGCCGCATTAGCGCTTATGGAGTCGCCAGCGATTGTTATAGGAATTATCCTGGCAAGGCTATTTGCTCCAAAGAAAGAGAACGAAAATGGATTTTCCTGGTCCGCAGTGTTTCGGGAAGCCTTCCTGAATGGTTCTGTGCTGCTTATAACGGGTAGCTTATTGATAGGATTAGCTTCAGGCGAAGAGGGATGGGATACCTTAAAGCCCTTTACCAAGGATATATTTAAAGGCATGCTCAGTTTTTTTCTCCTTGATATGGGACTTTTGGCAGCAAAGAGAATTGGTGATTTAAAAAGTGCTGGATTTTTTTTACCACCTTTTGCTATAGTAATTCCTGTTTTTAATGCTTGTATTGGTATTGTTTTAGCGAAACTTGTCGGTTTGCAGCCGGAAAATGCCCTTATGCTTTCGATTCTCTGTGCAAGCGCTTCATACATTGCGGTTCCTGCTGCTATGAGATTGTCGCTTCCCGAGGCAAATCCGAGCTTGTTTGTTCCCATGGCGTTAGCGATTACGTTCCCGTTTAATATTATAGTAGGAATACCGTTATATTACTATTTAATAAAGAGGGTCAATGAATTGATTCCAGCATTCGGGGGATAAAGGATTATGAAACCGGTATCAAAAGTAGAAATAATAATCGATTCTCTTGAAGTTGAACATGTCGTTAAGTTTCTCGATGAGATAGGAGTTTCTGGTTATAGTATTATCAATGATGTGGTCGGAAAAGGCCATAGGGGTGTAAGGTCTGGGTATGAATTCGCCGAACTATTTAAAAATAGTTACATAATGGTTGTTTGTGAAGAAAAGGAAATGCACAAGATCGTAGAGGCAATAAGGCCGATTATTAAGAAGTTTGGCGGCGTTTGCATTGTGTCCGATGTTATCATGAGAATACATAGAAATACCTAGAAGCTATGGGGTTAACGTCCTGCATTAACTTGTCAATTGTTCGCATATTTTTCAGCCATAGAAAGGGCCGTCCCATTTCTTCAAATTCCTTTCATCAATCAATGCCAACGTCACTCCCGTGATTTAAAGGCAGGACGTTTCCGATGGATTGAGAATCCTCACCTTTCTGCCCTCGATTTTTAATCTGCCCTCTGCAAAGAGGCGTATTGCCTCCGGATATGCCTCGCATTCCTCTTTAAAAACCCGCGCAGCAAGAGTGTCTGGCGTGTCATCTTCGAGGACGGGAACAGCCCTCTGGATAATTACGGGGCCGTTGTCGTACACATTATCCGCAAAATGTACCGTGCATCCGGAAACCTTTGCACCATAGTTGATGACAGCCTCATGCACCTTTTTGCCGTAATAATTGTGGCCGCAAAAGGCAGGAATAAGTCCCGGATGAATATTCATGACCCTGCCTTTGTACTGTTCGGGAATTTTGTAAAAATGTACGAAGCCTGCAAGGACGACAAGGTCGATAGGATGCTTATCCAATTCGTTCGTAATGGCGTGGCTAAAAGCTTCGATATCATTATAATCCGAATAAGGGATGATTGCTGCGCAAAGGTTGTGCTTTCTCGCTCGGTCAAGGCCAGCGGCGTTTGGTTTGCTGCTTATTACGATTTGAATTGTGGCAGGTAATTTCCCTGCCTCTATTTGGTCTATAAAGTTTTGAAGGGTATTGCCACCGCCAGAGATCAATACCCCTAAACGTATTTTTTTTATCATAAAAATAAGCAAAAATATTGACAAAGAATTTGTGATTTGCTATCATGCTCGTCTTCTTGGTTTTCGAAGAAAACCTTCTATAGCATGATACATAAAATATAATAATAGATTTTCTATGTCAAAGATAATTATCGAGAAATCAAAAAAAGCGTTTGCTGAGGCACAGAATTTTATACCGGGCGGGGTTAATAGTCCCGTCAGGGCTTTTGGCGCCGTAGGTGGCACCCCAATTTTTATAAAGTCAGGGTCAGGTTGCTATCTGACCGATGTCGATGGCAACAGGTATGTGGATTATGTGGGTTCATGGGGGCCGCTTATTTTAGGGCATGCAGATTCAAGGGTGGTAAAAAGGATTAACGAAGCGGTAGCCAATGGCACGAGTTATGGTGCGCCAACCGAGTTAGAGATAAAACTTGCCCAGCTTATTAAAGAAGCCATGCCGTCTATGGAAAAGGTGAGAATGGTCAACTCCGGTACAGAGGCTACGATGAGCGCCATCCGTTTGGCGAGGGGATTTACTGGGCGGGACGCAGTAGTTAAATTTGAGGGTTGTTACCATGGGCATGTGGACAGCTTGCTGATACAGGCAGGCTCTGGCGCCACAACGCTAGGGACACCCACCAGTCCTGGTGTTCCGCAAGATTTTGTTAAGCATACGATTTCCCTTCCTTATAACGATATCGATGCGGTAAATGAAGTTTGTTCAAACCGGGGAAAAGACATTGCTTGTATCATTGTTGAGGCAGTTGCCGGGAATATGGGAGTTGTGCCTCCGAAAAAGGGTTATCTTGAAGGGTTGAGAGAAATAACTAAAAAGCATGGTATTGTGCTGATATTGGATGAGGTTATGACTGGTTTCAGGGTTGCGCATGGCGGTGTGCAGTCTCTTTACCATATCACACCTGACTTAACTACGCTGGGAAAGATTATTGGCGGAGGTCTTCCGGTTGGGGCGTATGGTGGTAAGAAGGAGATTATGGATAGTATCTCTCCGGTGGGGCCAATATATCAGGCGGGTACTTTGTCGGGCAATCCCGTAGCTATGACTGCGGGTATTGCCACATTGGAAATACTGAAAGACAATCAAATTTATAAAACTTTGGAAGAAAAATCACAACGGTTGGCTGCGGGTATGGAAAAGGCATGCAAGGATGCAGCGGTGCCTGCCTATCACACCCGTGTAGGCTCGATGCTGTGTACTTTTTTTACCGATCAACCGGTTACGGATTATGCTACTGCCAAAAAAAGTGATACGAAACGATATGCAAAGTTTTTTCACGGCATGCTGGAAAGAGGGTTCTATTTTGCGCCATCGCAGTTTGAGGCAGTTTTTGTGTCGGTTGTTCATGGTGAAAAAGAGATTGATGCAACCATTGATGCCTTTAAGGCTGTAATGAAAGATTTTTAAAACGTAATTGTTCTTTAAAAAACCTGACCCGAACGAGTCGGAAGAGAAATGTAGGGCAAGGTTTTAGCCGTTCGGCTGAGCTCACGACAAAGTCTTGCGTTTGTTGCAGGAAAGCAAACCTGAAGGTTTGTCACTGCATGGTAGTGGTGACAATATCTTTGCAGAAATTGTCAAAAATATTTTTCTTAAAGATACCATTCTTGTGAGATTAGGTTCCCGCGGGGAAGAAAAATGCCCTCCTGTGTTTGCTCTTGCCAAAGGAAAGGGGGGAAAAGAAATTTTGAGGTATTATTTATGACAAACATAAATATAAGCGGTGACTTAAAAAGTATATTGGAACGTATCAGTGGAATGTGCTCCAAGACAGAGTCGATTTTAAGCCTTTGTATGGATGGCTTTATGAAGCATAAGGTCGCATTGCTTGATGATGCGAAGAGGATGAGCCAGGCCATTCACGACGAAGAGAACGAATTGATAAGTCTCCTCAGCAATAAAGCCGCAAGATCCGGCGTGAACAACGAGTCGATAAAATCCTTGATGGCGGTTGTGGGTCATATTGAAATGGCAACGAATGGATTGGATGGCATTCTTCAGCATGTAAAGACTAAGGTGGGTGAAGGGGTGTTATTCAGTGACAAAGGTGTGAATGAGATATCTCATCTCTTCAGAGAAACCCTTGATATATTAAAGACCGCTGGCGATATTCTCCTGACCAGGAACGAGGTACTGAAGAAGTACGTTACTGATAAATACGGAAGCATCAATCAAACTATTGATGCCTACTCGGAAGAGCATGAAGACCGGTTAATTAAGGGATTATGTCAACCCAGAAGTTCTTCATTGTATTTGAGCATTGTTGATGCTCTGGGTAAGGTTGTTTGGCACATAAAGCAGGCAGTTGAAAGATTTTTTTTGATGAGCAGGTGAGGGGTGGTCTTTGTCAGAAAGGATAAAGACAATAAGGTGTATAATATCGCCGGGCTTATTGGAAGCTTCGGTTTCACCGCGGCAGGCGCTATGGCAGGTGGATATTTTATCGGGAGTTATTTAGATAAAAAACTCGGTACATCTCCATGGTTCATGCTGTCGTTCATTTTGCTGGGAATTGCCGGAAGTTTCATCGAGTTCTTTAAGCTGGTAAAGAAGCTTTTGGAAGAAAATAAAAAAATGATAAGAGATGAAAAAATGGCCGCTTTGTTCTTTGATGAGGGCTTCCCTGATAGGGTGTTTAAGATGTCCCTCTATTTGTCATTGGTGGTAGTTGCTTATTCCCTGTCCTATATGTCTTTTATGTTGACCTTAAGCATTGCAATAGGCTGCCTTGTAAGCCTTGCTTCGTGTAAGGTACTCTGGTGGACGGTGCAGCAAGGGTTGTGGCACGGGAGGAGCGAAATTAAAAAATTTTTCTTAAAGGTGAGTATTTTAAAGTATTTTGCCATGGGTGGAATATTATTTTTCTCCTGTGTATTTCTGAAGATCAATATAGTTGCTATGGCGTCCGGTTTGAGTATTGTTATGGCGGTGATTATTATGAAGATTGGTAGTAAATTGCTGGTAAATTTTATGAACAAGTCGATTAAAGTGAGTGAGAAAGGAGCGTAGGTAAAGTGTCCGGTGCGGGTGGAGAAACTGAAAGTTCAACCGAACTGCCATCATTTGTTGACTTTGTGCCTGTTGATGCCCATAGTCAATTTTTCGGTTTGACGAAGCATGAGTGGGTGCCAATTATTATGTCAGCCACGATAATCATATTCCTGGGAATATTTTCTATCCTTGCTACAAGAAGATTGCGAAAAGTGCCCGGTAAGCTTCAGTCGTTTTTAGAAATTGTTGTGGAAGGGCTTGAAAATTTTACCAAATCACAGATGGGAAGGGCTGCTGGGCCGTTTATCCCATTTATTGGGACGTTGTTTATCTATATCTTTGCTATGAACATGCTGGGGCAGATACCCCTTTTCCACTCACCGACAAGTAATTTTAATACGACCATTGCTTTAACACTCATCGTTTTTTTTGTTACTCATTATCAGGGAGTTAAAAATAATGGTATCGTGGGTTATCTAAAGCATATGGGGGGTAAACCGATTTGGCTTGCTCCACTGGTTTTTCCCCTGCATCTCATGCAGGAATTGCTTTCACGTCCGCTTTCGTTATCGATGCGTTTGTTTGGTAATGTTATGGGTGAGGATACAATCATTGCGATATTTATAGGGATTTCTCCCTTTCTTTTGGGCTTTATTCCTTTACCTATGCATCTGCCAATGGTTTTTCTTGCATTATTAGGAAGTACCATTCAGGCAATGATTTTTTCTTTACTGGCAAGTTTTTACATCGCGGGTGCAATTGGCATCCACGAAGATGAACATCATTAATTTTTTAAAAAGGAGGAGGAAGTCGTGATTTATTTTGCAATATTGGCGTTGTCTGTGGCTTTGATTGCGATTGCTGCTTTTGGATGTGCTCTCGGACAGGGTATGGCTGTATATGGTGCAACTACGAGCATTGCAAGGCAGCCGGAAACGGCAGGGAAAATTCAATTGGTTATGTTTGTTGGTTTGGCGTTTATTGAATCATTAACGATTTATTCACTGATGATGTCCTTTATGCTCCTTGGTAAGTTGCCAAAGACTGAGGCAGTTCTCGAATTAATTCAGCATGCCGTTAAATAAAAGTTTGGGAGGAAACTGGTTTGGATATTTTAAATACCCTCGGTATTAATTTTAAATCCATAATCATCCAGGGTGTAGGCTTCTTAATACTGCTTTTTGTTCTCAAGAAGTTTCTTTTCGGTAAGATTTCGGCTATGATTAAGGCCAGAGCTGACGAGGTGAAAAACACGTATGAAAAAACCGAAAAGGACAGGGCAGAGGCTGAGCGACTGATGCTGGAATATCAGAGAAAACTTACTGAAGCGGAAGCAGAGGCTGCAAGAAGGGTTCAGGATGCCATCAACGAAGGGAATCGGATTAGTGAAGAGATTGTTAAGCGTGCCAAGGAAGAGGTTGATCTGATCAGGGGAAAGGCACAGGAAGGTATAGAACAGGAACGGAAGAAGGCCCTGACTGAAATCAGAAATCAGGTGGTAACTCTTTCTGTTTTAGCTTCTTCAAGGATCATCAAGCAATCCATAAGTCAAAAGACGGCAGAAAAACTTGTTGATGACTTTATTGAAGAAATAGGGGAATTGAGTGTTAGATAAAAGCGTTGCAATTACATTTATTAATGCCCTTTTAGAGGTTGCATCGAAGAAGGGGCTGTTTGATCAGATTGAAAAAGATTTGGATCTTGTTTGTGACGTAGTTTTAAAGCATGCCAACCTTAAGAAAGTATTGTTTCATCCGTCGGTTTCACGAACCAGCAAGAAGGAGTTAATAAGGAACATATTTGGTAAATCGGTTTCAGACCTTATGATGAACTTCTTGTGTTTATTGATTGACCGCAGAAAAGAAGGAATTTTGGATTTTGTCCCGGATGTGTGTAAAGAGGTTACTCTTGAAAAGAAGGGGGTCGTAAAAGCCACGGTACAGGTGGTTGCGCCCTTGACAGGAGATCGGTTGGAAGATTTTAAGAAACAGCTGAAAAAGATTACGGGTAAAACGGTAGAGCTGGAGGTTGTCCAGAATCCGGACATTCTCGGTGGAATGGTAATCCAAATCGGCAACAAGATGATAGATGGAAGTGTTGCAAATAGATTAAAAAATCTAAAAACCAAACTGTTGTCTTTACGCACAGCTTAGGTTTTGTGTCTTCTTAATGAGAGAATTACTCATGAGACTTGATTGCACATCTCTTGTTCTGAATTAATTTTCAAGTTTGATGAAATGAATGAAATAGTGGCAGGAGGTTTTCTCCTGCCATACATTTTGGTGATTAAGGGTTTTAGATAACTAAAGTTCTTTTGACATATGGTATTATTTCAGAATGGTAATGGAATAGCAAGATGTCATTCTGAGCAAAATGAAGGATCTTATTTACAATAGGAGTAGGGGATATGGCATTAGCATCCACTGATATTACTTCAATTATCAAAAAAGAGATTGAAGGATATGAAGAAAAATTAAAGTTGGAAAATGTGGGACACGTCATGCAAGTTGGTGATGGGGTTGCTCGTATTTATGGACTGGATGATTGCTTATCCAGCGAACTGTTAGAATTTCCCGATAGCGTATATGGTATTGCCATGAACCTCGAAGAGGACAATGTTGGTGCTATTCTTCTTGGTTCTGATGAAAAAATTAAAGAAGGTGATATCGTAAAGACTACCGGGAAAATTGTCCAGGTACCTGTAGGTAAGGCTTTGTTAGGCCGTGTAGTAAATGCTCTGGGGCAACCTATTGATGGAAAGGGACCTATCGCCGTTGATGAATATAGACCAATCGAAGGTCCTTCCCCCAATGTAGTGGAGAGACAGCCCGTAAAGGAGCCATTACAAACCGGCATTAAGGCAATTGATGCCATGATTCCAATCGGCAGGGGTCAGCGTGAGCTTATTATCGGTGACAGACAAACGGGTAAAACAGCAATTCTTATTGATACAATAATTAACCAGCGTGAATCCGGGGTCTATTGCATCTACGTGGCGATTGGCCAAAAGATGTCTACTGTTGCAGATGTTGTTAAGACGTTGGAAGAGAATAAGGTGATGGATATAAGTATTGTTGTGGTGGCTTCTGCTTCCGATCCTGCCCCGCTCCAATATATTGCACCGTATGCAGGTTGCGCAATGGGTGAATACTTCAGGGATAATGGTATGCATGCTGTGGTTATGTATGACGACCTCTATAAGCATGCGATTGCTTATAGACAGATTTCCCTCTTATTAAGGCGTCCGCCTG contains:
- the atpH gene encoding ATP synthase F1 subunit delta, translated to MLDKSVAITFINALLEVASKKGLFDQIEKDLDLVCDVVLKHANLKKVLFHPSVSRTSKKELIRNIFGKSVSDLMMNFLCLLIDRRKEGILDFVPDVCKEVTLEKKGVVKATVQVVAPLTGDRLEDFKKQLKKITGKTVELEVVQNPDILGGMVIQIGNKMIDGSVANRLKNLKTKLLSLRTA
- the atpA gene encoding F0F1 ATP synthase subunit alpha produces the protein MALASTDITSIIKKEIEGYEEKLKLENVGHVMQVGDGVARIYGLDDCLSSELLEFPDSVYGIAMNLEEDNVGAILLGSDEKIKEGDIVKTTGKIVQVPVGKALLGRVVNALGQPIDGKGPIAVDEYRPIEGPSPNVVERQPVKEPLQTGIKAIDAMIPIGRGQRELIIGDRQTGKTAILIDTIINQRESGVYCIYVAIGQKMSTVADVVKTLEENKVMDISIVVVASASDPAPLQYIAPYAGCAMGEYFRDNGMHAVVMYDDLYKHAIAYRQISLLLRRPPGREAFPGDIFNLHSRLLERAAKLNSELGGGSLTALPVVETQGGDYSAYIPTNVISITDGQIYLEGDLFNAGIRPAISVGLSVSRVGGNAQIPAMKKVAGTLRLTLAQYRELASFAQFGSELDKFTQAQLAKGSRLVELLKQPQYAPVSVEEQIMAIFAGINGYLDDVAVDKVRVFEKEFLKFMKEKYASIGIEIREKKKLDQEIANKLENAIKEFKQIFAKKG